The sequence TTAGTTTGCTTGCTAGCCACAGTATTTTTATTCTAGAAACAAACCCAACACTTATTTCCCGCTCAGAATTTGTGCTCACTGCTGTGTACCTTTAAGTCTTCACTTTGCAGACGAGTCAGTGATCGAAGCTGAATGATCTCGTGGCCCGCAGGTGAAGCCGACCACGTATCGAAGGACCGTTCCGGTGGGATGGCGGGACTTTCAGCGAACGCGAAGTCGCCGCCTGAGTCCAAGCCGTGTCCGGATCTGGACACGAGCATGGACTTGAGGTTCTCAGCTGGTGGAGGCACAACAAAtcaggaagttttttttgttttttttcccctttcaacATACCAGTATTTGCTATTTTTTGTGGTTCGGCCAAAGCCCTGTTTGCcataaaagtattgctttggtgccatcttgaggccaaggaactatgttgaaagaGCTTCAtttggtcgaaaaaaaaaaaaaaaatgtaaattatctTTTAACCTTTTCTGACAAAATAATACCAAATACATATCTTGGTCTTTGCTTTATGATGGTagccacaggaaaaaaaagaaaaaaatatataatattgataAAGAAATAATCAGGTTCTGTACCAGCTGTATGAACAAAACCATAATGCTTGGTGTGCAtaacagggttattatagttttggaatttttcattttagtttttattttgttttgaggttttttttttttttttttttttaaattagttttaattacgtagtttttagggtggttctgttcatttttattagttttagttatttaataaatgctaagttttagtttagttttagttagtttcagtattagttttaggtttaaaaaaacgTGTAGtatttacttgtgtgcaatatttaaaaaacaccataggagcgacatcatctgaaggtgcgtttctattggttgctgcgagatgatgtcacttctgtgtgacacactttcaaacgtccttatttcggttaatatcaaaatatatttaaaatcatccccaaaggctcatgcattaaaataattatcaaagactaaaacaaatgacatttttgctataattatagttagttttgtaaacataaaatgtagtttcagttagttttcattttgcaaagagcattttcgtttttattttatttcatcaacaaaattgtttttggaattttagttttattttttttcgttagtttcatTTCACTAAAATAATCTTTGTGCATGAGAGCGAACCTTCCTGCAGCGCAGCAGCCAGCAGCACGCTGGGCTGCGGCAGCTCCTCCGGGCGCGGCCAGACGAGCAGCTGCGGCTCGCTTTGCGTCGACTCCGCCGAGAGCGCCGCGTACGTCTGCAGCTTCGCCTCCAGGCTGGAGCAGATCTGCTGGTCCCGGCTCGTCAGGCTCTCTGGCGGTAAAGAGAAATATAGTAAATATACTTATAGTAGCAGTTGATTGATTAGGAAATCAATACATTTGGGACAAAGCCAAAGTCAGCAGTGTTGAATAATGCATAGCGGTGCCACATTCCTGGCTATGTCCACTTCCTGTATGTCCCGATAGTTTTTGTTCAAATGCATACCTTGAAACTTCTGCACCTTATGAAAGCGAGCCTCAGCGACGCGCTTCTCCTCTTCCGACTCACTCGTgtattcttcctcttcctcgggACAGCTGaggaacatcaaaataaaaccacATTGAGAAAAGAGTAGATGAGGAGAGAGCATGTTTGAGAGAAATCATATTTTAATCACGCACCTCTCCACGGCCTCGCGGACGAGTCGCATCCAAGCGTCGCGTTCCTCTTTGGACGCGGCGCGGACCTCGTACATCTCGGGCCCGGCGGCCGATGCGCTGATCAGGAACATGCCGCGCTCCTCGTTGGCCACCTCCCGCACGATCAGCTTCTGCAACGCGATGACCGGAGGCTTCTGGTCCTGCGGGCACATCCAAGTCACGAgtcgacaggaagtgagcattgGGCAACGTTCGGGGCGCTTCGGCGTGGACGTACCACGGTGGCAAATGTGTATTTCTGGTCTTTCTCTTGCAGGAAGACCAGCGAGTCGGTGAGCAGGAGAGCCAGGACGTCTGTTGAATTACCAAAATAGCCCCAGGCAGGGAGTaagatgtttgtgtttttcccaAGACtgatatttttgttgctgtatgttaaattaactttttattataaaaaaaataatgaaacacaaaaaatatataacattaaAAGAAGTagttaaaaattaaaactagtataataaaatgaaaataaaacaaaaactagtaTGGCATcttataaataacaaaaaagatAAAACTATGACATTtctttaacaattaaaaaaaaaaaatcaaatgatgaATTAAAATATCAATCAATTACAGAACAATACGTGAAAACgactatttttttcaaataaattaaaacattaaaagtgGTATGTTGTTTAAAACATAAAAGGaaaactagtaaaaaaaaaaaacgagtaaaATTTTAAACTAGAATGATTAATttcacaaaaattaaaaaaggaaaactagtataagttttaaaaaatgagttGACAAATTCAAACTGAtaaatcaaaacataaaaatataactaGTATGATACACTTAAAAAGTTacttacaaaatgaaaatactataaatataaaatatttaaatgcaaaataacaAGGAAAATATTAGAACCAgtataattataaaataaatggaaatatgtAAACTatatcaaactaaaaaaaaacaaaataaacagtaaaagtagaatgacacaaaaaaaatataattaaaaaatatgacatctaaataatgtaatgtaattaaaaaaataaaactagacTGATTACGGAAATTAAATTATACATATACAGTACTTAAAACACTAAGAGagcactaaaaaaatataatcaatTTTAACtagtatgataaaaaaaaaaacacacaaagataACCTTAAAAATGATAGACTGTATAAGTACATGACTAAAGACATACGCATGCGTTCCACGCCAAACCTTTGAGTCGCCCCGTGGCCGTCTTCCACAGGAGGGCGCCCTGGTGCTTGAGCGTCTGGCCCATCATGTCCTGCTTGCGTAGGGTGCGTCCGTTCTTGAGCTTGGCAGTGCTGCGGCTCTCCGTGCGGCTCCACACGTCctgcagccgccgccgccgctcgtACTCGCTCACCCGCAGGTCCACGGCGGCGATCAGCTCGCGCATGTGCGCCAGCGTGGCCGACAGCTCACCGTGCTCCGCCGTGTCCTCTGAGACGTGACGAGAAGTCGGAGTTTAGCGGCTTGCGCGACAGTGCTGACATCCAGCAGCAGACCTTGCGTGTACTGGAGGATCCTCTCCAATAGAACGGGGTACTTGGTGATCCTTTGAGTGACCAGCAAAATGCATTCTGGGATCTCCCGCCGTCGCACCAGAGAGTTACCTCCTTGTTGCTtcaatgtaaaattaaaaaaagacaattacagTGAAAATCCACCTAGTCACAGGTATCCattttttgtgctctttctgtAACATGATGCCACAAGATCCTTCGAAAACTAATGGAAAAGCAGCATCAGGGTACAATGGAAGCACCTCGACTTAAAAATTCCTTCATGCGTTGAGGACGTACCTTGACAAAGTTGTGAAACCTCTTGTTGTTCTGCAGGAGCTCCTTGAACAGACCCACAGCTTCACTGTGCCGGCTGCAGAATTCGCCGTAGACGTGTTGCATCTTCTCGCCGTTCTCGTCTGAAAACTGACAAAGGAGGAACACCCGGCGGTCTTTCTgactttgtgattttttttttaatgtttatactttttttgtacTATTTATACTCATGCTAGACATGCCTAGCAAATCTCATGTTGCTAAGGGAAGGACTGAATTTTCAAACTCAAATTATCACAGTTTAGAGTTTCATAGATCATGCTTTGCTACTTGAAAGCGTTAATGTAACCTTTTCCATCTGTTTTCTAAGTGAAACTGGCTCTGAACTGGCTGAACTGCAAAGTTTCCAGCTCACCTGTCGCAGCAGCACATCTCCGATGCGCTGGATGATGTAGTTCTTGCGTTGTCGCGGCTGTGCTGAAATCTGCCGGCGATCCTTCAAGGTGGCGAAGAAAGCGCTGTGGAGCTGGAGCAGCTGGTCCAGACAGGGGAAGAGGCATTCTACAGTCTCGCCGTCCAGCTGCACCTCCTCCCGCAGGCCTCGGCGGAACACCGCCGCCATGATGCGCAGCGTCTGGAGGTGGTGAAGCTCCGTCTGCATCAGTTCTGTTTTAATGAGGGTGCGGGACTCAGtgacatgacttgacttgacttgagtcgGACTTTTAAGACTTGGGACTTGTTCAGCTCACCGTAGATGACGTCCTGCCTCTTGACAATCCGTCTGTCCTGCTTCTTGCAGAAGTTGTGTTCCACCGCCAAACTCCACGACTCGGATTCGTAATCGGCGGCATCGGCAGCCAAGACACTGTCTGTTGAGAGACGATGGGAGGCAAAATATATTAACATAAATGCAACTATTTAtgtgaaacatttttattttaaagtcaaaaatgttcatcAAAATATGTTCAAAGAAAAAAGTAATTcatgatgggttttttttcattgcgttctaattaattaattattcaaatattttcttaaattaaaattaattgaattacattaattaatctattatgtGACCACATATGACAAAGCAATTAACCATTTACTtaacaaaatacaaatcaaataaagtaagataagtaagtaaaattatttattttaccaattGATGTTTGTTTTCTAGCATTCTTTACAATAAAACAATTCGACAGGTCCCAAAAATCAGTGTACTAATTAATggccattgaaaataaatatattttttcaaattgcttaaaaattattgaaaacaaaaagcaaaataaataaaaataaataattaaaaaaatctatttggaaaaaaaaatctgcaaatacaTGAATCTGCGTGTGCAGAACCACAAATATGCAGGGGCCAACcgtaattaatttgatcatgTATGATATAGCAATTAACCaattacttaaaataaaaaaaaataaaaaataaataaataaaaataaataaaataaataaaaaataaatggaaacaaaaatgCTTGTCGCTTTCATGCTCGCGCCCCTGCCTGAGTGGCCCTACCTTCCCCTGGCGCCCAATCAGCAGAGGACGTGTTCTGGAGATCTTCTGAGAGACAGCTCGCCTTCCCGGCATCCATCTCTGACTCGGAGCCCTCGCTGAGGCGACTGTAACGCATGTCATTCTCACGTTTTTACGATGTAAGGATTTCATGTTTAGGAGACTTGGCGAGGGGGTCTCATTACCCGTCGTTTCCGCCAAGAGAAGCAGAGGGCAACGGGTCCTTGGAGGTAGGCGGGGGCATCATACATTGAGGAGGGTTCTCTCTCACGGTGAAATCTGAGGCAAAAGTAATGTGTTGGTACAATATATGAATACAGTTTTATTGATATAAAGTGGACTCTCACCGCGTCACCAATCTGCTGCTTgccattatattatattaattgtATGTTTTAGTCTCTCACTCACCTTGCGGAAGGGACGCTGTCTTGCTCTTCACCGTGACAAACGCATTGTTTTCCTGGAGTTTCAACATCCACAAAAAGCAGAAGCTAAGAGGCTACGTCACACGCTAGCCGACGACTAGCGCAATGCTCACCTTCAAACACGGCGGGACCGAATCTTTGCAACCTTTATGGACTGCGGCAGTGCAGACTGAGAGACAAAAGATGTTGCGCAATTAAGTTGGAATATGACAGGAAGATGCCGTGGATGAGGCCTACCAGGGCAATGCAGAAGGTCTTTTCCAAAGGCCGGCTTGTCGCACACCACGCACATGGCGGGGGACAAACAGGAGTTGGCGGAAAAGTGGTGTGCGCTAGCTTGTCTATCCTTGATGTCTCTGTCCTTCCCTTTGGCCTAAAAATACAcgcaaaaacattacaaaaggaTTAAGTCGCGCTTTAATTCCTACCTTCATTTATGGACAAAGCAACACAAACTGCGGATATAAAAGCCTTTAGCCTGGCTAACATGAAGGCTAACTATTCATGCAAAATAAAGGTGTGCTGCAGTTGTGTTTGTTAGCGAGCTAAAGCTAATGGTGCAagtaatacatacatacatacgctGTGTAATGCCTGTTTTCTGGCTAAAGCTAATTGTGTATATAAAACAGAGGTACCTTGCCATATATAGCTATAAATAGAAGCATATTGTGGTTCAATTACCCGGTCAAACCATAAGCTAACGGTGTTACAtcgctaatgctaacagctaacTGTAAACTAGGAAAGCATATAGTTATGTTAGCTTGCTAATGGTAAGGCTGTTTATGTAGAATAGACTGAGATGCGTTGCGGGCGTGGCCTAACGGCGCACAGGACCTACTTTGGTCTTGTTGCGCGTATTGGACATCCTGCTCTTGAGGAAACTGAAAGTGCGGATGACTTTGTACTTGTCCGACTCGGCCTTGGATGGGACGTTGGATGTGTCCAGCTGCTCCTCTTCAATCCTGTCCACCAACAAGCGCTAGTTGttagcataaacaaacaaattcatAGACAAAGCCCCCTCGCCGATGTTAGTCATGATGGTCTTCCTGAAGACAAAGTTAGTCCACACACCAAAGGGCTAACCCAGCATTTCCCAACCTCTAATGAGCTGAGGCGCATATTTTACCTTACAAAAATATCACAGTACACCACCAATTCAcctatttgcattttatttggaGTTTATCCTCCGTTATCAACCATTTAATTGTTCTTAGCCAAACTAGGTCACTGGCAGATGGCATTACTTGTGGTAAATGACGAGTACTTGTAATTTTCAgaccaattaagtgaaattgaATTGTTTCTCACCGCACACCTCATCTGGGTGGGAATCACTAGGTTAAACAATGAGAAAGCAAAGTAATGAGAAAATAAATGGAGATTAGTATtagaaacaaccaaaaaaagttaGTTTCTTCTTTCTGTGCTGTATTTCACGTTTGGAAAAACACACATACTCTTTGAGGAACTCAGAGAGAGTGAGATGTTGCAGGGGTTCCACTGGCGCCGTACCGCCCTTGTCGTCGTCATGACAGGACCTATGCTCCCTGTGAACAACACAATATGAGTGCCAAAGCCACCAGCAGGGGAAGCTTGCTGAATTCAGAAGACAAAAGGAggaaggaccaaaaaaaaaacatttccgaaAAACTGCATCCACCAAtaatcagaggtggcaaatccaggtctgGAAAGTAAAAACCTTGCCACGGTTTAGCTCCCGGGGAGCATGTGACCATGATCGCCAATGAGAAGCCAGAGGAAAGACACTTTAACTTTGTTTAAATATGCAGTGGTACGTGCAGTCCTGTGGCTATATTATTGTTTACACCTGGAGCAAGTGCAactaatataataatacaaaaatgataaaaaaaaaaatattacctttTCTCATGTGACTGTGACTCTGGAGTTCTTTGCTCTGTGGATACACAAAAACCCACAAATAATTTCTCAAGAATGAATGAAGAATTAGTGCAGGTTTGGCAAAGCACAGACAAAGACGCCCTCTTATGCCATGATGACAAACATGCTGTGGCATAAAATAGGAAAAGGATGCTAACAATAGAACAGGAAATAGTGTATATAATGCGGCACAGCCAAGAATTGCGCCACACCAGCAATACAATGAATTCATTTTAACATGAACGCTTAATTTGAGCAAGCAGATGCTAACAGCATGTAGCCATTTTCAAGGGGCTGGGCCCGGTTGTAGTCTTCTACTTACTAGCCGGGTGGAGCAAGGAGAGAGATTTAGACAGAGAGAGCGCCTGAAGAAGAGATCGGCTATGGCTGACGCTGTGGGGCGGGGCATCTACAGGACACAAGCAAACGGGTCGCACACTCTGGTATACGTttgacactaatgtaaagagacCTCATGTATACCTCAATTGTACCTTACCTACATAATGGCTAGTGTCTATATAGTCcactcaaatcatctttatttatatagcggttTCAAAATGTACCGCTAATGTaccgtatttatatatttatagtaCCTACCTATACCTCTGATGTAGCATTTTTACATCACATTTAATGTTCTATACAACAGATACCATACGTCATATTTCATGTGTATACATTTTCACCATAATTTACCATATTTAAATCTTGTTTTAAGACTGCACCTCAAATTATTTTCgtcatatttaaagggatacttaacttatttatcccaatatagcaataaatgttaataaatttgatactttcattatttttcacgtacaagtaGTACCTTCAAAAGcacgttttgcaacttgctgtcgactgaaaatgacatcacaagggctcaggtaaccaatcacagctcacctgttttctaggtttggccatgtgacattcacaagctgagctgtgattggttacctgagcccttgtgatgtcattttcagtcaacagcaagtagcaaaatatgtttttaaaaggtactaattgtacatgaaaaaatcacatttattataggcaaaatattcatgtttgactgccaaaaatggctaaataagtaaagtgtccctttaacttTTGACACATCTTGACATCATATttcatttaaagtaaaaaaattgtACTGGTACTGACCAGGGCTGCAGGCGTCCCGACCAAAGCGAGAGAAACGCGATGGGATTTTGGCAGACGAGTAGGAATAGGACCGCAGTCGTAGAGCCGACTCGCTTCGATCCTGCAAAGCAACAGCGACACGATCAGActctaaaattattatttttttgggccacaaaactttttttttaaatctttataCAGTACTTTTGTGTCAGGTTCCCAAGACGAGGAGCCGGAAAGGCTGCAGGCTGAATTGCCGGTGATCCCATTTGGTTTAACGACGGACAAGGGCGACATCAGTGGTGTCCTCATCTCCGTGTCATTGTCCATCGTCCATCTCCAGAGACACATGGCTGagactgtgtttttaaagtaacgCAGATACACtgtcatgatttatttatttattttttcaaaatgtttaaattaatgcaaaaactaagtttttttatgggattgcacaaagtccgacaaaaaaacctctGCTCGTGAATGTTGATGCACCCTAATATCGTCGTCATATTTACTTATTCAGCGCTACGCTCATGACACACGAGCACAGGGACATAAGGACAGACCTGAGGCCGCAGGTGTCCATGGGAGGGTCCACGACAAGGGCGCCGGATGCCAGCGTGGCCGCAGGGGGCTCTTCCGGAGACGGAGGCGGCGTGTCCGTGGCGGCCAATAGATGATCCGAAAAGGTGCTGTCGGTGTCAGTGCTGTCGCTCGTCACGCCGCTGATGTTGCTCCCGATGTGAACCGTTGCATGCTGGGAGAAGCGCACACCCCTAGACTGCATGGAGGGTTcgtgttctaaaaaaaaaaaaaaaatgaatctctaGCTTAGTATGTGATAAATTCTAGAAAAAGGCAGCCCACAAGAGCTAGCTGCTAGTTAGCGTAGCATTTTCAATTCAACAGACTGCATTGATTTTAGTGGTGTATTAACTCTAAcactattcatttattattttaattgtctCATCTATAGctgttttatatatttgatttttacTTCATTTACCGCTCTTTGCGTGAAAGCTATATTTTTCTAGTTGCGTTAGCATCTGACTAACAATGGAAAG comes from Festucalex cinctus isolate MCC-2025b chromosome 15, RoL_Fcin_1.0, whole genome shotgun sequence and encodes:
- the arhgef28a gene encoding LOW QUALITY PROTEIN: rho guanine nucleotide exchange factor 28 (The sequence of the model RefSeq protein was modified relative to this genomic sequence to represent the inferred CDS: substituted 2 bases at 2 genomic stop codons) yields the protein MCLWRWTMDNDTEMRTPLMSPLSVVKPNGITGNSACSLSGSSSWEPDTKDRSESALRLRSYSYSSAKIPSRFSRFGRDACSPDAPPHSVSHSRSLLQALSLSKSLSLLHPAKQRTPESQSHEKREHRSCHDDDKGGTAPVEPLQHLTLSEFLKEIEEEQLDTSNVPSKAESDKYKVIRTFSFLKSRMSNTRNKTKAKGKDRDIKDRQASAHHFSANSCLSPAMCVVCDKPAFGKDLLHCPVCTAAVHKGCKDSVPPCLKVSIALVVGXRVTXPLSFCFLWMLKLQENNAFVTVKSKTASLPQDFTVRENPPQCMMPPPTSKDPLPSASLGGNDGRLSEGSESEMDAGKASCLSEDLQNTSSADWAPGEDSVLAADAADYESESWSLAVEHNFCKKQDRRIVKRQDVIYELMQTELHHLQTLRIMAAVFRRGLREEVQLDGETVECLFPCLDQLLQLHSAFFATLKDRRQISAQPRQRKNYIIQRIGDVLLRQFSDENGEKMQHVYGEFCSRHSEAVGLFKELLQNNKRFHNFVKQQGGNSLVRRREIPECILLVTQRITKYPVLLERILQYTQEDTAEHGELSATLAHMRELIAAVDLRVSEYERRRRLQDVWSRTESRSTAKLKNGRTLRKQDMMGQTLKHQGALLWKTATGRLKDVLALLLTDSLVFLQEKDQKYTFATVDQKPPVIALQKLIVREVANEERGMFLISASAAGPEMYEVRAASKEERDAWMRLVREAVESCPEEEEEYTSESEEEKRVAEARFHKVQKFQESLTSRDQQICSSLEAKLQTYAALSAESTQSEPQLLVWPRPEELPQPSVLLAAALQEAENLKSMLVSRSGHGLDSGGDFAFAESPAIPPERSFDTWSASPAGHEIIQLRSLTRLQSEDLKIAQSVQSLTQLLYSLQAAVTIQDSCYELQRFLLREAGLPPRRPASATGGELQDPRRHLEKSKEDVARKRERWERERQAWETRLDEKESVVADRERRCHLLAEGLRREREELDRQQEDYRHNLERLRQGRRSVEKERERLENHKKLLHTWRHSRQRSLPDAVILLDDKQNASAGSDRVFVNGKCNRSDAGTHNCLNALLARSNSRNPLDGDSSAFGSDPDERYTWHDRRHAWSSSASGADTSSPSRPPPSLTLDLGRPVSMETDSGDEQGQEETVVYL